A genome region from Cryptosporidium parvum Iowa II chromosome 8, whole genome shotgun sequence includes the following:
- a CDS encoding caltractin (centrin)-like, contains 3x EFh domains codes for HQILLLIKVMDLGELNKEQIEDARSVFQAFDTDRNGLVDKRELKAALRALGFDVKKKDIELVFTGCFGNSYLSMSSGSNNKALGNSIGPSHMNEYLPNIGGKDFEFDRGVNFEEFCQILVYLMTSQNLFGVGAFYGTSDPSHEVSPEYVKRVFSLFDINNTGKVGIRSLRTLVSQISREPLSLSMRNSIEATDTTIFSDDDLTQMIKHIDRDGDGFLDFEDFYRVFQYCHSSTQNDINF; via the coding sequence caTCAAATTCTTCTCTTAATAAAAGTTATGGATTTGGGTGAACTGAATAAGGAGCAAATTGAGGATGCTCGTTCTGTTTTTCAAGCGTTTGATACTGATAGAAATGGCCTTGTTGATAAGAGAGAACTTAAAGCTGCATTAAGGGCTTTAGGCTTTGATgttaaaaagaaagatattgaattaGTTTTTACTGGATGTTTTGGGAATAGTTATTTAAGTATGAGTTCTGgttctaataataaagcaTTAGGAAATTCTATCGGACCCTCTCATATGAATGAATACTTGCCAAACATTGGTGGAAAAGactttgaatttgataGAGGAGTCAACTTTGAAGAGTTTTGTCAAATTCTAGTTTATTTAATGACAAGTCAAAATCTATTTGGTGTTGGGGCATTCTACGGAACCTCTGATCCTTCTCATGAAGTCTCTCCAGAATATGTTAAAAGagttttttctttattcgATATTAATAACACCGGAAAGGTTGGAATTAGAAGTTTAAGAACTCTTGTTTCACAAATTTCTAGAGAACCTCTTTCTTTAAGTATGAGAAATTCTATTGAAGCTACAGATACCACCATATTTTCAGATGATGATCTTACACAAATGATCAAACATATTGATAGAGATGGTGATGgatttcttgattttgaagatttttaTAGAGTTTTCCAATATTGTCATTCCAGTACACAAAATGACATaaatttctaa
- a CDS encoding RRM+RGG RNA binding repeats has product FQLSLHRFYINKTNHMENELCRSRTTRWADVEAEEDDLDMSLPIERTNQTSTTSVSDVNTALSSSNMNNSNDKADSKKKFNINNNQSSSYNNNNNNNNNNNSNNNGSNNNNSGTARQNKKVVNLPREAPFIAKVTNLDYSLQLKDIQDFFKNNKIEDVKIKLPMRNGNNEGVAIVEFENFDDLSNSVNNLDGLCIGSRNIRVNAVIQKNKMDDNKTIHRGNNNISRNGGNHSNNNSSYSSGNSQSNSGQSNFISNNNRGNKSHNMSNRDSSPDFTIVRRMNPTKSDESNPKNQSSANSSSSNNTSSSGSKPTSSAQKDYFSDKSKSASKSRSNNSSDQPHSSSNTHSETSNNSTNKNTVTSYESERSGGASGNRRWNFGASKEKGRYKQSGNESSQFRTVKGSSGGGRGNESMGRDFVGGGGISRGGGNRDGSDSKRGGRGYQGSGGEGVGNNHSNASRGAGSGSNNGGVSESRVSSGSKGKVFSHKGGSNNASIETRNRFAALDES; this is encoded by the coding sequence TTTCAGTTGAGTTTGCATcgtttttatattaataaaactaATCATATGGAGAATGAACTGTGTAGATCACGAACAACACGTTGGGCAGATGTGGAGGCGGAGGAGGATGACTTAGATATGTCCTTACCTATAGAACGAACAAATCAAACATCTACTACATCTGTTTCTGATGTTAACACGGCCTTGTCATCGTCAAATATGAACAATTCAAATGATAAAGCGGAttcaaagaagaaatttaatattaataataaccaAAGTAGTTCgtataataataataataataataataataataataatagtaataataatggtaGTAATAACAATAACAGTGGAACAGCAAGgcaaaataaaaaagtaGTCAATTTACCTAGAGAGGCACCTTTTATAGCCAAGGTTACAAATTTAGACTACTCATTACAACTGAAAGATATTCAagatttcttcaaaaataacaaaattgAGGATGTCAAAATTAAACTTCCAATGAGGAATGGTAATAATGAGGGTGTTGCAATTGTTGAGTTTGAAAACTTTGATGACTTATCCAATTCtgttaataatttggatGGGCTTTGCATTGGATCAAGAAATATCCGTGTAAATGCAGtaatacaaaaaaacaaaatggACGACAATAAAACAATACATCGTggaaacaataatatttctagaAATGGAGGTAATCATAGCAATAATAACAGTAGCTATTCAAGCGGAAATTCTCAAAGTAATAGTGGCCAGAGTAACTTTATCTCAAACAATAATAGAGGAAATAAATCTCATAACATGTCAAACAGAGACTCATCACCAGATTTTACTATAGTTAGAAGAATGAATCCAACTAAATCCGACGAATCTAACCCGAAGAATCAATCCTCAGCTAACTCTAgctcttcaaataatacttCGTCTTCTGGATCTAAGCCAACCAGCTCTGCTCAGAAAGACTACTTCTCAGATAAGTCAAAATCTGCCTCCAAATCAAGATCCAACAACTCCTCTGATCAACCCCACTCGTCATCTAACACACATAGTGAAACCTCTAATAATTCAACTAATAAAAACACTGTAACATCATATGAATCTGAAAGAAGCGGTGGCGCCAGCGGCAACAGACGCTGGAACTTTGGCGCCTCCAAGGAAAAAGGAAGGTATAAACAATCAGGGAATGAAAGTAGTCAATTCAGGACAGTAAAGGGTAGTTCTGGAGGAGGAAGGGGAAACGAAAGTATGGGTAGAGATTTTGTGGGCGGAGGAGGTATTTCACGTGGAGGAGGGAATAGAGATGGATCAGATTCTAAAAGAGGTGGAAGAGGATATCAAGGAAGTGGGGGTGAAGGTGTTGGTAATAACCACTCTAATGCTAGTAGAGGAGCAG
- a CDS encoding secreted hydrolase superfamily, signal peptide: protein MFSKSSLLTLFALLFGYISFIGGFEPWGAQTPYPSELFEPDFIRQVLKEELPQDINETLLEKYVELWTVYPHNLMTTEFPDVFPEDLSLKIHNKLVGRLFLNETKFEDYDKDKCYVLVLSGGSNRGAWEVAALRGLITRYRDEGKIINWDVISGVSVGAIGAYSALFQKSIYEWVNELWNYWWTAQQGILSDCQVPLKKNIGNWIQMLLKKMIDPDAVFQHLCGIAAPRKILKNKFGSNKRNSSRSVTITATRIEDGLPKTWYGWNSTDDELLDAVFASLAYPLVYRPIYVGGSYYMDGGIRGNANLIDPIRHCMEFKNVTIDKVVVDFIETQPIKPNWLWFSPDINIRYHINRAFDILHFNIRGLSKLKEAVETFPQATFRHYLTPSSWSDFQFWPSLALDVTDRPKMIQMMKMGLSVGMRSGTINQTQLLMYNRTTIRTKSIVSLPSLNITSSTF, encoded by the coding sequence ATGTTTTCAAAGTCTTCACTTTTGACTTTATTtgcattattatttgggtatatttcttttattggCGGATTTGAACCATGGGGAGCTCAGACTCCATATCCATCTGAGCTGTTTGAACCAGATTTCATTAGACAAGTTCTTAAGGAGGAGTTACCACAGgatattaatgaaactTTGTTAGAAAAGTATGTGGAACTTTGGACAGTATATCCACATAATTTGATGACAACTGAATTCCCTGACGTCTTTCCTGAAGATTTATCATTGAAAATTCATAATAAGTTGGTAGGGAGGTTATTTCTTAATGAAACAAAGTTTGAAGACTATGATAAAGATAAATGTTATGTATTGGTTTTAAGTGGAGGTTCAAACAGAGGAGCATGGGAAGTTGCTGCTTTAAGAGGATTAATTACAAGATATAGAGATGAAGGGAAGATCATTAATTGGGATGTTATTTCTGGTGTAAGTGTGGGAGCAATTGGAGCCTATAGTgcattatttcaaaaatcaatatatgAATGGGTTAATGAGCTTTGGAATTATTGGTGGACAGCACAACAAGGAATACTTTCTGATTGTCAGGTACctcttaaaaaaaatattggtaACTGGATACAAAtgttattaaaaaaaatgattgaTCCAGATGCAGTTTTTCAACATTTATGTGGAATTGCAGCACCAAGAAAGattcttaaaaataaatttggtTCCAATAAGAGAAACTCCTCTAGATCAGTTACAATTACAGCTACTAGAATAGAGGATGGATTACCAAAAACATGGTATGGCTGGAATAGTACTGATGATGAACTTTTGGATGCAGTTTTTGCCAGTTTAGCTTATCCATTAGTATATAGACCAATATATGTGGGAGGGAGTTATTATATGGATGGTGGAATTAGAGGAAATGctaatttaattgatcCTATTAGACATTGCATGGAATTCAAAAATGTTACAATAGATAAAGTTGTTGTTGATTTTATAGAAACACAACCAATAAAACCAAATTGGTTATGGTTTTCACCAGATATCAATATTCGCTATCATATTAATAGAgcttttgatattttacattttaatattagagGGCTTTCAAAACTTAAAGAAGCTGTTGAGACATTTCCACAAGCAACTTTCAGACATTACTTGACTCCAAGTAGTTGGAGTGATTTTCAATTCTGGCCTTCTCTAGCACTAGACGTTACCGATAGACCAAAAATGATacaaatgatgaaaatggGACTTTCTGTTGGGATGAGATCTGGAACTATTAATCAAACACAGTTGTTAATGTATAATAGAACAACAATTCGAACAAAATCAATAGTTTCATTACCTTCACTTAATATTACTTCGAGTactttctaa